The proteins below come from a single Mya arenaria isolate MELC-2E11 chromosome 6, ASM2691426v1 genomic window:
- the LOC128239471 gene encoding uncharacterized protein LOC128239471, whose amino-acid sequence MIWLRIWAVAMMVKPTTCVVDRVGRLERQIRLLVKSLQSYVDVRIDTIEGEFGSLTDRVLKLESLVNTPDNDSVDIDSNGPRTWHTKGISYTKSELNDIKSTLTMYEHSFSKQKKEMIDVNYVVKDTLAVFLSNASSAVNSLVNTVSDHVQHSTDNISATLEKVNNTLVESGRLLRSDILTYLSNISSEGKIDMIMRFEEEKQEHNNTLFTLNSRVLHHIANETESLEIFKTNLLKDVYATRENVQNETIEMEKKVDDLIGKANDVVGNIDEQRSTIEDGIMVTIRALHSFWSDWSAWSDCSQSCDTGSRSRNRKCDVNPPLNDSICIGNETATEECVIHEYCPFDGSWSLWGSWGQCDVTCGNGTMTRDRTCDSRALDHDGDECQGDKEQTTSCVVNQCPVDGGWSEWSLWGSCSSTCGIGMERRERTCDNSLPSKDVNHCFGDSGDNRLCIDIQCPVGWTSWSDWSSCSVTCGIGQRQKSRSCQNPSASIINNKCPGNVEEIQICSSSSCTVGWTSWSAWSSCSVTCGTGLQKRSRSCQNPMTSLINDSCSGDPTQFQTCADITCVYFRFITCIYLIPFTLLLLFIIDFNSSFS is encoded by the exons ATGATTTGGCTACGTATATGGGCTGTTGCTATGATGGTGAAGCCCACAACATGTGTGGTAGACAGGGTGGGGAGACTGGAGCGTCAGATAAGACTACTGGTGAAATCTTTGCAGTCCTACGTTGATGTG AGAATTGACACAATAGAAGGAGAATTTGGTTCATTAACTGATAGAGTTTTAAAGCTTGAATCACTTGTTAATACGCCAGATAACGATAGTGTGGATATTGACAGTAACGGTCCAAGGACTTGGCATACTAAAGGAATATCATATACAAAATCTGAACTGAACGACATAAAAAGTACGCTCACAATGTATGAGCATTCgttttcaaaacagaaaaagGAAATGATTGATGTAAATTATGTTGTAAAGGACACTTTGGCTGTTTTCCTTTCGAACGCTTCCTCAGCTGTTAATAGCTTGGTCAACACTGTTAGTGACCATGTGCAACACAGCACTGACAATATATCGGCTACTTTGGAAAAGGTAAACAATACATTAGTTGAAAGTGGGCGGTTGTTGCGCTctgatattttaacatatttgagCAATATTAGCTCCGAAGGTAAAATTGACATGATCATGCgttttgaagaagaaaaacaagaacacaataacacattgtttactttaaattcTCGTGTTCTACATCATATCGCTAATGAAACAGAAAgtcttgaaatatttaaaacaaatttacttaAAGACGTATATGCAACACGGGAAAATGTCCAAAACGAAACAATTGAGATGGAAAAGAAGGTTGATGACTTAATAGGCAAAGCAAATGACGTTGTTGGAAACATTGATGAGCAGAGATCTACAATAGAAGACGGTATTATGGTCACCATCAGGGCGC TTCATAGTTTCTGGAGTGACTGGTCTGCATGGTCCGACTGTTCTCAGTCATGTGACACGGGAAGCAGAAGTAGAAATAGGAAATGTGATGTAAATCCGCCTTTAAATGATAGCATCTGCATTGGAAATGAAACAGCTACAGAAGAATGCGTCATTCACGAGTATTGTCCAT TTGACGGCAGCTGGTCACTGTGGGGTTCCTGGGGTCAGTGTGACGTCACATGCGGTAACGGAACGATGACACGTGATAGGACATGTGACAGCAGAGCGCTAGACCATGACGGAGACGAATGCCAGGGAGACAAAGAGCAGACGACCTCATGCGTGGTGAATCAATGTCCAG TTGACGGAGGTTGGAGCGAATGGTCATTATGGGGCTCCTGTAGCTCTACCTGTGGAATAGGAATGGAACGACGAGAACGTACCTGTGACAACTCTTTGCCATCCAAGGACGTCAACCACTGCTTCGGGGATAGTGGTGACAACCGGCTATGTATCGACATTCAGTGTCCAG TGGGTTGGACCTCGTGGTCCGATTGGAGTTCTTGTAGCGTTACATGTGGAATAGGTCAAAGGCAGAAGTCAAGGTCGTGTCAGAACCCGTCAGCTTCTATCATTAACAATAAGTGCCCTGGGAACGTTGAAGAAATCCAGATATGTTCGTCTTCATCATGTACCG TGGGTTGGACCTCTTGGTCGGCTTGGAGTTCATGTAGCGTTACCTGTGGAACAGGTCTACAgaagaggtcaaggtcatgtcAGAATCCGATGACTTCCCTGATTAATGACAGCTGTTCTGGTGACCCAACACAGTTTCAAACATGCGCAGACATAACATGTGTGTATTTCCGATTCATAACATGTATCTATTTAATAccatttacattgttattgctATTTATAATTGACTTCAATTCTTCTTTTAGTTAG